A genomic region of Deinococcus misasensis DSM 22328 contains the following coding sequences:
- a CDS encoding GTP-binding protein, protein MAKGTFERTKPHVNVGTIGHVDHGKTTLTAAITFTAAAADPTIEKLAYDQIDKAPEEKARGITINTAHVEYNTPSRHYSHVDCPGHADYVKNMITGAAQMDGAILVVS, encoded by the coding sequence ATGGCTAAAGGCACGTTTGAACGCACCAAGCCCCACGTGAACGTGGGAACCATTGGTCACGTGGACCACGGTAAAACCACCCTCACCGCCGCGATCACCTTTACCGCAGCAGCTGCCGATCCCACCATCGAAAAGCTCGCCTACGACCAGATCGACAAGGCACCTGAGGAAAAGGCCCGTGGCATCACCATCAACACCGCCCACGTGGAGTACAACACCCCTTCCCGCCACTACTCCCACGTGGACTGCCCCGGTCACGCTGACTACGTCAAAAACATGATCACCGGAGCTGCCCAAATGGACGGCGCCATCCTCGTGGTCTC
- a CDS encoding L-lactate dehydrogenase, with protein MKVGIVGTGFVGAAAAYALTLRGSCTELVLTDINAKKALAEAEDIQHATPFTHPVRVTAGKYEDLEGAKVVILTAGVNQKPGETRLQLLERNVNIFSEMVPQVVQAAPEAILIVATNPVDVLTAITAKIAGLPEGRVLGSGTTLDTARFRALVGQHVGIDPQHVHAFVLGEHGDSEVLAWSSASISGIPIGEYCVQRGIQWDDAIKSSIDEKVRKAAYTIIEGKGATYYGIGAALARITEVITRDARAILSVTAPDSEGLAYALPRIVGGDGIKETLEVPLSTREALQLSRSVEVLREATRSAMDHLYA; from the coding sequence ATGAAAGTCGGAATTGTGGGAACAGGATTTGTGGGTGCAGCGGCAGCCTATGCCCTGACCCTGAGGGGAAGCTGCACCGAACTGGTGCTCACTGACATCAACGCCAAAAAAGCCCTCGCTGAAGCCGAAGACATCCAGCACGCCACACCCTTCACCCATCCAGTGCGGGTGACCGCAGGCAAATATGAGGATCTGGAAGGGGCCAAAGTGGTGATCCTGACGGCAGGGGTCAACCAGAAACCCGGCGAGACCCGCCTGCAACTCCTCGAACGAAATGTCAACATCTTTTCGGAGATGGTGCCTCAGGTCGTTCAGGCAGCCCCAGAGGCCATCTTGATCGTGGCCACCAATCCTGTGGATGTCCTGACAGCCATCACCGCAAAAATTGCAGGGTTGCCAGAGGGGAGGGTTTTGGGCTCAGGGACCACACTGGACACCGCACGGTTTCGGGCTCTGGTGGGGCAGCATGTCGGGATTGATCCGCAACATGTGCATGCTTTTGTTCTGGGAGAGCATGGAGACAGTGAAGTGCTGGCATGGTCAAGCGCCAGCATCTCTGGCATTCCCATCGGAGAATACTGCGTTCAGAGAGGCATCCAGTGGGACGATGCCATCAAGTCCAGCATCGATGAGAAAGTGCGCAAAGCCGCTTACACCATCATTGAAGGCAAAGGCGCGACCTATTACGGCATCGGTGCGGCTCTGGCCCGCATCACCGAAGTGATCACACGGGATGCAAGGGCCATTCTTTCTGTGACTGCCCCTGACAGTGAAGGTCTGGCTTACGCCCTTCCCCGAATTGTGGGCGGAGATGGAATCAAGGAAACCCTTGAGGTTCCCCTCAGCACCCGAGAGGCTTTGCAACTGTCCAGAAGTGTGGAGGTTTTGCGTGAAGCCACCCGTTCTGCAATGGACCATCTTTATGCTTGA
- a CDS encoding ABC transporter ATP-binding protein, which translates to MNHLKKLAPYLRNHMRQYVIGVLAVLVSNVAVLLGPYVVRLAIDSISAAFKNQQALPNLWMYAAGIIGSVLVSGGLMLLVRRQLVVASRQIDYEIRRDIFANMTHLDKSFFDRSRTGDIMNRLTADLSAVREMLGFGAFQGASVISVFAASLVVMFSISAKLTWLVLTVIPIMILVLALLMRLIAKRYVKAQEQSSLISAKAQENFSGVRVVKGYAIEDTEIREYQALNDELIKRNLKVTMLEGPLWAFLSMLMGIAYVLVLIYGGQMILRGQLTLGEFTQFTMTLERFTWPIMAAGMILTISQRGASSWERLLELMEAKPEIKDDAADQSITTLKGDIEFRDVTVRYGNRTILKNLNLKIAAGQTLGITGATGSGKTILMQLVTRLIDATEGEVLIDGVPIKRIPLQVLRSHIGVVPQEPFLFSETIAQNVAFGVNTSNYPEIPVGVSVLKSAAPEKAEPIIDMEKVRWATDIAGLTHDIEGFPKGFDTEIGERGVSLSGGQKQRTALARAIAREPEVLILDDSMSAVDTETEARILSGLKKVMPGRTVMLVSHRVSTLRHADHIILLQNGEIIEQGSHEELVSLGGEYAELERLQSLASDLENDKEVNA; encoded by the coding sequence GTGAACCATTTGAAGAAGCTCGCTCCGTACTTGCGAAATCACATGCGCCAGTACGTGATCGGCGTTCTGGCGGTGCTGGTGTCGAACGTGGCCGTGTTGCTTGGCCCTTATGTGGTCCGACTGGCCATTGATTCGATCAGTGCCGCCTTCAAAAACCAGCAGGCCCTGCCCAACCTCTGGATGTATGCCGCAGGCATCATCGGATCGGTGCTGGTCTCAGGCGGTCTGATGCTTCTGGTGCGCAGGCAATTGGTGGTGGCAAGCCGACAGATCGACTACGAGATCCGCCGGGACATTTTTGCCAACATGACCCACCTCGACAAAAGTTTCTTTGACCGGAGCCGCACCGGAGACATCATGAACCGCCTGACCGCTGACCTGAGCGCTGTACGTGAAATGCTCGGGTTTGGTGCTTTTCAGGGGGCTTCGGTGATTTCGGTGTTTGCAGCATCTCTGGTGGTGATGTTCAGCATTTCGGCCAAATTGACGTGGTTGGTCCTGACCGTGATTCCCATCATGATCCTTGTGCTGGCCCTCTTGATGCGCCTGATTGCCAAGCGGTATGTGAAAGCACAGGAACAGTCTTCTCTGATCAGTGCCAAGGCACAGGAAAACTTCTCTGGTGTGCGGGTGGTCAAAGGTTACGCCATCGAAGACACCGAAATCAGAGAATATCAGGCCCTGAATGACGAACTGATCAAGCGCAACCTGAAAGTCACCATGCTGGAAGGTCCCCTGTGGGCTTTTCTGAGCATGTTGATGGGCATCGCTTACGTGCTGGTCCTGATTTACGGTGGGCAAATGATCCTGAGGGGGCAACTGACCCTCGGGGAGTTCACCCAGTTCACCATGACCTTGGAGCGCTTCACCTGGCCCATCATGGCTGCGGGCATGATCCTGACCATCTCCCAGAGGGGTGCCAGTTCATGGGAGCGTCTGCTTGAACTCATGGAAGCCAAACCCGAGATCAAAGACGATGCGGCAGACCAGAGCATCACCACCCTCAAAGGGGACATCGAGTTCCGTGATGTGACCGTGAGGTATGGCAACCGTACCATCCTGAAAAACCTCAATCTGAAAATTGCTGCGGGGCAAACCCTCGGGATCACCGGGGCCACTGGATCAGGCAAGACCATCCTGATGCAACTGGTGACCCGCCTGATTGACGCCACCGAAGGTGAAGTGCTGATTGATGGGGTGCCCATCAAGCGGATTCCCTTGCAGGTGCTGCGTTCCCACATTGGGGTGGTGCCTCAGGAGCCGTTCCTGTTCAGTGAAACGATTGCACAGAACGTGGCTTTTGGGGTCAACACCAGCAACTACCCCGAGATTCCTGTAGGTGTGTCGGTCCTGAAATCTGCTGCTCCAGAGAAAGCCGAACCCATTATCGACATGGAGAAGGTGCGCTGGGCCACCGACATTGCAGGCCTCACCCATGACATTGAGGGCTTTCCCAAAGGCTTTGACACTGAAATTGGTGAGCGTGGTGTTTCGCTCAGTGGGGGCCAGAAGCAAAGGACCGCTCTGGCCCGTGCGATTGCCCGTGAGCCTGAAGTGCTGATTCTGGACGACAGCATGAGCGCCGTGGACACCGAAACCGAAGCCCGCATCCTGAGTGGCCTGAAGAAAGTCATGCCCGGAAGAACCGTGATGCTGGTCAGTCACCGGGTGTCCACCCTCAGGCACGCCGACCACATCATTTTGCTCCAGAACGGTGAAATCATCGAGCAGGGCAGCCACGAAGAACTGGTGTCTCTGGGAGGCGAGTACGCCGAACTGGAACGCCTGCAATCTCTGGCCAGTGATCTGGAAAACGACAAAGAGGTAAATGCATGA
- a CDS encoding ABC transporter ATP-binding protein: MTQPDDAGTKAFDWELAKRIFTYLKPYRYLVGFTMVAAVLMAALQPYFGVLQRNAIDCYLAPTHSANCGNVGSTEEALYRGVVQIGLLYLGLKVFEFLFKYGFTYALNWIGQHVLYDIRSDIFGKLQRLHLGYFDKNPVGRLITRVTSDVDAINQFITNGLSSLVTSSLLILAYVVIMLSLSWKLALVSFTVLPFLFWASTFFRNKMRISSRDVRIKQAIVNTQLNENITGMLTVQLFNREGRNQSKFDLANRAFLGGMLENVRWFSLYMPTVSLLSNVAMAMVIWYGGREILEGQGITLGLLIAFTAWITQLFQPIQDLADVFTNMQMAMASAERIFGVLDTDEEIKDPANPKTVDGFKGEVKFENVWFAYDSQTPADSPEKDDRWILRGIDLHIKPGESVALVGATGAGKTSIISLVSRFYDIQRGSVKVDGIDVREYSQHSLRKHIGVVLQDVFLFAGTIESNLRLGNESIPMERIVNACKYVGVHEFIMTLPDGYQSEVRERGATLSTGQKQLLAFARALIQNPDILLVLDEATASVDTETELLIQDSLTKLMHGRTSIIIAHRLSTIEHCDRIVVMRKGKIVEQGSHKELLARGGYYAKLHQLQYSGHAMSAD, translated from the coding sequence ATGACCCAGCCTGATGATGCAGGAACCAAGGCTTTTGACTGGGAATTGGCCAAACGGATTTTCACTTACCTGAAGCCTTACCGTTATCTGGTGGGGTTCACCATGGTTGCAGCCGTGTTGATGGCTGCCTTGCAACCCTATTTCGGGGTGCTCCAGAGAAACGCCATCGACTGCTATCTGGCCCCCACCCACTCTGCCAACTGTGGGAATGTGGGCAGCACCGAAGAGGCCCTTTACCGTGGTGTGGTGCAAATTGGCCTGCTGTATCTGGGCCTGAAGGTCTTTGAATTTCTTTTCAAATATGGCTTCACTTATGCACTGAACTGGATTGGTCAGCACGTGCTGTATGACATCCGCAGTGACATCTTTGGCAAACTCCAGAGGCTGCACCTCGGGTATTTTGACAAGAACCCAGTGGGCCGATTGATCACCCGTGTGACCAGTGATGTGGACGCCATCAACCAGTTCATCACCAACGGTTTGTCCTCTCTGGTGACCTCCTCCTTGCTGATTCTGGCTTATGTGGTGATCATGCTCTCCCTGAGCTGGAAACTGGCTCTGGTGTCTTTTACGGTGCTGCCTTTCCTGTTCTGGGCTTCCACCTTCTTTCGCAACAAAATGCGGATTTCTTCCAGAGATGTGCGCATCAAACAGGCCATTGTGAACACCCAACTGAACGAGAACATCACCGGGATGCTCACCGTGCAACTGTTCAACCGTGAAGGGCGCAACCAGTCCAAATTTGACCTTGCCAACCGGGCTTTTCTGGGTGGAATGCTGGAAAACGTGCGCTGGTTCTCCCTGTACATGCCCACAGTTTCTTTGTTGTCCAACGTGGCCATGGCCATGGTGATCTGGTATGGTGGCCGTGAAATCTTGGAAGGGCAGGGCATCACTCTGGGCCTCTTGATTGCATTTACGGCATGGATCACCCAACTTTTCCAGCCGATTCAGGACCTGGCGGATGTGTTCACCAACATGCAGATGGCCATGGCCAGTGCAGAGCGCATTTTTGGAGTGTTGGACACCGATGAAGAAATCAAAGATCCTGCCAACCCCAAAACCGTGGACGGCTTCAAAGGCGAAGTGAAATTCGAGAATGTCTGGTTTGCCTATGACAGCCAGACCCCAGCAGACAGCCCAGAGAAAGACGACCGCTGGATTTTGAGGGGCATTGATTTGCACATCAAGCCCGGTGAAAGTGTCGCTCTGGTGGGGGCCACCGGAGCAGGGAAGACCAGCATCATTTCTCTGGTGTCCCGTTTTTACGACATCCAGAGGGGCAGCGTGAAAGTGGATGGCATCGATGTGCGCGAGTACAGCCAGCACAGCCTGAGGAAACACATCGGGGTGGTGTTGCAGGATGTGTTCCTGTTCGCTGGAACCATCGAAAGCAACCTGCGTCTGGGCAACGAGAGCATCCCCATGGAGCGCATCGTGAACGCCTGCAAATACGTTGGGGTACACGAATTCATCATGACGCTGCCAGATGGCTACCAGAGCGAAGTGCGTGAACGCGGGGCCACCCTCTCTACGGGGCAGAAGCAACTGCTGGCCTTTGCCCGTGCCCTGATTCAGAACCCCGACATTTTGCTGGTTCTGGACGAAGCCACCGCCAGTGTGGACACCGAAACCGAGCTCTTGATTCAGGACTCACTGACCAAACTGATGCATGGGCGCACCAGCATCATCATTGCCCACCGCCTGTCCACCATTGAGCACTGTGACCGGATTGTGGTGATGCGCAAAGGCAAAATTGTGGAACAGGGCAGCCACAAAGAGCTTCTGGCCAGAGGCGGTTACTACGCCAAGTTGCACCAGTTGCAATACTCGGGTCATGCCATGAGCGCCGACTGA
- a CDS encoding phosphotransferase encodes MIPDPTVQLLTEATSILVPNIPVAKLEELAIMQGRSGATVGRFKVTPQGQKSITLVTKAATVIERRVLHRLHLQRQAVPWSYSQDLESLLPMQIAMQDIKGEHRPDVMSYIDEEVQRNEAAALAAIHARNLKKEHELGWLPKVDWEFLNQSLEKWWRTPWQKALEMPEFRRTFGPLIPRIESAADKMLIEVASLNQDFRSLTLIHNDLCPPNVLITPEKQVFILDWEQARWGSFYMDLPPHMPTFESTAPYRRALVREGVTVSIPEFKDRYRAACHYVGFVNLWSALSAWKRNPADEGHVRHWMNLILC; translated from the coding sequence ATGATCCCCGACCCGACCGTGCAACTCTTGACCGAAGCCACCAGCATTCTGGTTCCCAACATTCCTGTTGCCAAATTGGAAGAATTGGCGATCATGCAGGGACGCTCTGGAGCCACTGTGGGTCGGTTCAAAGTGACACCTCAGGGGCAGAAATCCATCACGTTGGTCACCAAGGCTGCCACAGTCATTGAGAGGCGGGTGCTTCACCGACTGCATTTGCAGCGTCAGGCTGTGCCCTGGAGTTACAGTCAGGATCTGGAAAGCCTGCTGCCCATGCAGATTGCCATGCAGGACATCAAAGGTGAGCATCGCCCTGATGTGATGTCTTACATCGATGAGGAAGTGCAACGCAATGAAGCGGCTGCTCTGGCCGCCATCCACGCCCGCAACCTCAAAAAAGAACATGAATTGGGATGGTTGCCCAAGGTGGACTGGGAATTCTTGAATCAGAGCCTTGAGAAATGGTGGAGAACACCCTGGCAGAAAGCTTTGGAGATGCCAGAGTTCAGGCGCACCTTTGGTCCATTGATTCCCAGAATCGAGTCTGCTGCAGACAAAATGCTCATTGAGGTGGCCAGTTTGAATCAGGATTTTCGGAGCTTGACCCTGATTCACAATGACCTGTGCCCTCCCAACGTCTTGATCACCCCCGAAAAACAGGTCTTCATTCTGGACTGGGAGCAGGCCAGATGGGGTTCTTTTTACATGGATTTGCCTCCACACATGCCCACCTTTGAGAGCACTGCGCCTTACCGTCGGGCTCTGGTGCGTGAGGGGGTGACGGTGTCCATTCCAGAGTTCAAAGACAGGTACCGCGCAGCCTGCCATTATGTGGGTTTCGTTAACCTCTGGTCTGCTTTGTCTGCATGGAAACGCAATCCTGCAGATGAGGGGCATGTGCGCCATTGGATGAATTTGATTCTGTGTTGA
- a CDS encoding TetR/AcrR family transcriptional regulator yields MEPITLRERQKERRRNRIYAVAIDLFKRNGFQQTTATDIAKGAHVSRGTFFNYYPYKEAVLLDFGAELVDTLADQAERQLQNGVSPEQVLQEIFKQLAQFCSKDKDLFPPLAYEVLNPDPDRARTAYQALPLSKVIEMCLRPLKEQGRLRDDLSLERMCNLIADTFLMVALRWSAYNSEGDLEQELRKSLAMMLDGVFKR; encoded by the coding sequence ATGGAGCCGATCACCTTACGGGAACGCCAGAAAGAACGACGCCGTAACCGCATTTACGCCGTTGCCATAGACCTGTTCAAACGCAACGGGTTTCAACAGACCACCGCCACGGACATTGCAAAAGGCGCACACGTTTCCCGAGGCACCTTCTTCAACTACTACCCCTACAAAGAAGCCGTTCTGCTGGACTTCGGAGCAGAACTTGTAGACACCCTTGCAGACCAGGCCGAGAGACAACTGCAAAACGGGGTTTCTCCAGAGCAGGTGCTGCAAGAAATCTTCAAACAACTGGCCCAGTTCTGCAGCAAAGACAAAGATTTGTTTCCCCCTCTGGCTTACGAAGTGCTGAATCCAGACCCTGACCGTGCCAGAACGGCTTATCAGGCCCTGCCCCTCTCCAAAGTCATCGAGATGTGCTTGCGTCCCCTCAAAGAGCAAGGACGCCTCAGAGACGACCTGTCGCTGGAGCGCATGTGCAACCTGATTGCCGACACTTTCCTGATGGTGGCTTTGCGCTGGAGCGCCTACAACTCCGAAGGTGATCTCGAACAGGAATTGAGAAAATCTCTGGCCATGATGCTGGATGGGGTTTTCAAACGCTGA
- a CDS encoding ATP cone domain-containing protein yields the protein MRKIFISSGKHQWPFSKGLVVESLLNVGIDQDAATAIARSVEQHIRNKKKRNVTPEELKDIVTAFTRKRLGKKIADDFTHQIPTFTDITVQDEGGLKLPFSRGILARSLEVARLTPKQAYETAKEVDRRLRMKGVEEISSQEIEAITEEVLEETVGTAGRSSYRERYHSTGALMVQDPSGLMYPFSKGILAQSLLATGLTSLVAHRISRDSELQLRELGLKSVTRAQIRNEVEQALIREVGEDIALRYRLMRVIRNPERPLVVLVGGVSGTGKSYIAAEIAYRLGITRVVSTDSIREVMRAMISPQLTPTLHASTFEAWQSLLGPDDDRELPTEEQLLQGFREQVQQVSLGIHAIIQRAIKENTSIVLEGVHIVPGYFGMIQEPGALFIPMLMALPDEDTHRSRFYSRDQETHQLRPKQRYLNHFQEIRSLQDYIMGLATKTGVPILQSDGQDRNVEQAMEVIANRVLQSVPIGMPEKR from the coding sequence ATGCGAAAGATCTTCATCAGCAGCGGAAAACACCAGTGGCCTTTCTCCAAAGGACTTGTGGTGGAGTCGTTGCTGAACGTGGGCATTGATCAGGACGCCGCCACCGCCATCGCCCGCAGTGTGGAACAACACATCCGCAACAAGAAAAAGCGCAACGTCACCCCCGAGGAACTCAAAGACATCGTGACAGCCTTCACCCGCAAGCGGCTCGGGAAGAAGATTGCAGATGATTTCACCCACCAGATTCCTACCTTTACGGACATCACCGTGCAGGATGAGGGAGGGCTCAAGTTGCCTTTCTCCAGAGGCATTCTGGCCCGCAGCCTTGAAGTGGCCCGCCTGACCCCCAAGCAGGCTTACGAAACCGCCAAAGAGGTGGACCGCAGGCTGCGCATGAAGGGCGTGGAAGAAATTTCCTCGCAGGAAATCGAAGCCATCACCGAAGAGGTTTTGGAAGAGACTGTGGGCACAGCTGGACGCTCTTCTTACCGTGAGCGCTACCACTCTACAGGTGCCCTGATGGTTCAGGATCCCAGTGGCCTGATGTATCCCTTCTCCAAGGGTATTCTGGCCCAGTCCTTGCTTGCGACAGGGCTCACCTCTCTGGTGGCCCACCGCATCTCCAGAGACTCTGAACTGCAACTCCGCGAATTGGGTCTCAAGAGCGTGACCCGTGCCCAGATTCGCAACGAAGTGGAACAGGCATTGATCCGCGAAGTTGGAGAAGACATTGCCCTCAGGTACCGCCTGATGCGCGTGATCCGCAACCCCGAGAGACCACTGGTGGTGCTGGTCGGAGGGGTTTCGGGAACAGGCAAGAGTTACATCGCTGCCGAGATTGCCTATCGTCTGGGGATCACGCGGGTGGTCTCCACCGACTCCATTCGTGAAGTGATGCGGGCCATGATCAGCCCTCAACTGACCCCCACCCTGCATGCCAGCACCTTCGAGGCATGGCAGAGCCTGCTCGGACCAGACGATGACCGCGAACTGCCCACCGAAGAACAGTTGCTGCAAGGGTTCCGTGAACAGGTGCAACAGGTCAGCCTCGGGATCCATGCGATCATCCAGAGGGCCATCAAAGAGAACACCAGCATCGTGCTGGAAGGGGTGCACATTGTACCGGGCTATTTTGGCATGATTCAGGAGCCCGGAGCCCTGTTCATTCCCATGCTGATGGCCCTGCCAGACGAGGACACCCACCGTTCACGCTTTTACAGCCGCGATCAGGAGACCCACCAGCTCAGGCCCAAACAGCGCTACCTCAACCACTTTCAGGAAATCCGGTCTTTGCAGGATTACATCATGGGACTCGCCACCAAAACAGGGGTGCCCATCCTGCAATCGGATGGACAGGACCGCAATGTGGAACAGGCCATGGAAGTGATTGCCAACCGGGTGCTCCAGAGTGTGCCCATTGGCATGCCAGAGAAACGCTGA
- a CDS encoding NAD(P)-dependent oxidoreductase, protein MKTAFVGLGAMGYPMAGHLNTHFKTLVWNRTAEKAHQHSNEFGTVVLDGFAMLQDVDVLFTCLPTTREVIEVLEQVLPYLKKGGLWIDCTSGDPVKSLEVAQRLQAAEVTYLDAPVSGGTTGAIQGTLSVMVGGPRAEIERAQPVLQSFASKVVHVGEVGSGHAVKAVNNMLLAINLLSAGEGLVALAKLGVNLEAALEVINVSSGRSNATQNLIPQRVLTREFPATFALGLLAKDAGIALDVARSSGASTPLFALTESLYKAARDTVGAAEDHTAVVKMLETWNGVVLK, encoded by the coding sequence ATGAAAACGGCTTTTGTTGGTCTGGGTGCCATGGGATATCCCATGGCAGGACACCTGAACACACATTTCAAAACCCTGGTTTGGAACCGCACAGCAGAAAAAGCCCATCAGCACAGCAATGAATTTGGAACAGTTGTGCTGGATGGTTTTGCCATGCTGCAGGATGTGGACGTGCTGTTCACCTGCTTGCCCACCACCCGAGAAGTCATCGAAGTCCTTGAACAGGTCTTGCCTTACCTGAAGAAAGGCGGCCTGTGGATCGATTGCACCTCTGGAGATCCGGTCAAGAGTCTGGAAGTGGCACAAAGGCTTCAAGCGGCAGAAGTCACTTATCTGGATGCACCTGTCAGCGGAGGCACAACAGGAGCCATTCAGGGCACCCTGAGTGTCATGGTGGGTGGTCCCAGAGCAGAGATTGAACGGGCACAACCTGTTTTGCAATCCTTTGCCTCCAAAGTGGTCCATGTGGGCGAGGTGGGCTCAGGCCATGCGGTGAAGGCCGTCAACAACATGCTGCTGGCCATCAACTTGCTTTCTGCAGGAGAGGGGCTGGTCGCTCTGGCCAAACTGGGCGTGAATCTGGAAGCGGCTCTGGAAGTGATCAATGTCAGCAGTGGGCGCAGCAACGCCACCCAGAACCTGATTCCCCAGAGGGTCCTGACCCGTGAATTTCCAGCCACATTTGCACTGGGATTGCTTGCCAAAGATGCTGGAATTGCTCTGGATGTGGCCCGTTCCTCGGGGGCTTCCACTCCCCTGTTCGCCCTCACAGAAAGCCTGTACAAGGCTGCCAGAGACACCGTGGGAGCAGCAGAAGACCACACCGCTGTGGTGAAGATGCTTGAAACGTGGAATGGTGTGGTTTTGAAATAA